TTTGTGATGGTGTTATGCCATTCCAGAATGATGTACGTAGAATTCACTTTATCACAAAGCATGGAACACTTTCTGGCCTGTCATCAACATGCTTTTGAGTTCTTTGGTGCCGTGCCGGAAAAAGTCATGATTGATAATTTGAAGACGGGCGTTCTCTCTCGCCCTGCAGGAGAAGATATTGTTTTTAACCCTAAATACTTAGACTTTGCACATCATTATGGTTTTAGAATTAAAGCCTGTGGCGTTCGTAAGGGCAATGAAAAAGGTCGGGTTGAAAACGGGGTGGGTTATGTCAAAAAAAAAACTTCCTCAATGGCCTGGAGTTGACTC
This genomic window from sulfur-oxidizing endosymbiont of Gigantopelta aegis contains:
- a CDS encoding DDE-type integrase/transposase/recombinase; this translates as MYKTIQVGETTRKLNFFVMVLCHSRMMYVEFTLSQSMEHFLACHQHAFEFFGAVPEKVMIDNLKTGVLSRPAGEDIVFNPKYLDFAHHYGFRIKACGVRKGNEKGRVENGVGYVKKKTSSMAWS